TTTTTGTGGTGACCATCGTAATTGCTACCGCTTCAATATTGCTGGCCATTTGGTACCACGCCCGTAAACGGCAGATTTTTAATGAGCTGAAACGGCGGAGCAATAAAGTGTAAAAATTGGGACTCAGGTAGGGCAGGGAGAGTTAACGAACTAAGCATAACGAGCCCCTAATTCACATCAACTTCACCTAACCTATCCTCGCTTCGTGTTAACAATGATAGCTCCGTTGCCTCCTCGTCCTCCGTACATTATCGGAGCTATTCCTTTATGCACCTCAATGGTAGATACGTCATTCGGGTTCATCATATTTACTGCGATGGCATCTACAGGCATACCATCAATTACGTAGAGTGGACTGCGCCAGCTACCCCGAATAGAAACGCGGGTATTCCATCCGTAATTCGTCACCCATACCCCCGGTACCCGACCTTGCAGCGTTTCCAGCACGTTAAGCATTGCCGTTTGCGGTAGTTCGTCCATTACCAAAATATAGTCGGCAAAAGCAGCTGAACGAGAAATGTCACTCAAATCAACTTGGTAGTAATCGCGCAATTGCACCGGATTATATACTCCGGATGCGCTCTTGGTAGCTGCTACACTGGCAGTAGCAGTGAGTAATAACAACCATAAACCTGATGTATATTTTTTGTATGTTTTCATGATTCTTAAGAGTTGGTTATCTGATTTTTCGCTTTGCTACTCTTTCTCCTCATTCACTTGCTTAACAGAGATGCTGCATTCGAGGATTCCGAGATTTTGTTAAATAATGTTAAGTGATTTTAGTCTAGAACGGCAAGGGAAATATTATAAAAGCGTTTATCTAAATACTGTGATGAGGAGGTACAAATATTTGAAATGACAACTTAAAGAATTATTGGATTGTACATTTTTAATATTTTAGTAGCACAGTAGAATCTGGCTGAAGATTTGTACGCTAACTAGCAATCGACCTTATCTTTAGTATGAGAAACTTTTTGCTACTAGTAGCCAGTGTTGCTTTTATTATGCCTGTAGCTTATGCGCAGGAAAATCCCTATTTAGTGGCTGAGCGGCCGTT
This region of Tunicatimonas pelagia genomic DNA includes:
- a CDS encoding TonB-dependent receptor plug domain-containing protein, producing the protein MKTYKKYTSGLWLLLLTATASVAATKSASGVYNPVQLRDYYQVDLSDISRSAAFADYILVMDELPQTAMLNVLETLQGRVPGVWVTNYGWNTRVSIRGSWRSPLYVIDGMPVDAIAVNMMNPNDVSTIEVHKGIAPIMYGGRGGNGAIIVNTKRG